The Triticum aestivum cultivar Chinese Spring chromosome 7B, IWGSC CS RefSeq v2.1, whole genome shotgun sequence genome window below encodes:
- the LOC123156959 gene encoding sister chromatid cohesion protein PDS5 homolog A isoform X3 yields MAAVAGQLRELGDKLGSELPAEAEALAKLLEQAAECLHGIEQSPGSSVMEAIQPCLTAVVRKELLKHQDQDVKVLLATCFCEITRITAPEAPYSDDVLRTIFRLIVGTFGGLADVNSHYFSRRVAILETVARYRACVVMLDLECNDLITDMFRTFLEIVSENHEANVVKSMQTIMALIIEESEIIHQSLLHVLLSALGRKKTGISLSARKLARGVIEQSAGKLEPYIKKFLTSSLAGANSSANGHIDHHEVIFDVYQCAPRVLKVVVPYITGELLADEVEMRSKSVELLGELFSLPGVPVLESFKSLFIEFLKRLTDRVVEIRLSVIEHLKKCLISNHSRPEAPEIIKALCDRLLDYEENVRKQVVAAVCDVACHEFGAVPIETIKLVAERVRDKSLLVKCYTMERLADIYKLYCLKGSDSSTNFDNFEWIPGKILRCIYDKDFRPESIESVLCGSLFPPEFPTKERVKHWVIAATHFDKVEMKALEQILLQKQRFDRVSINHFLIIALPFLFFPFLNVLICCILINFRLQQEMLKYMSLRQTSQEDAADLQKRILGCFRSMSRLFSDAVKAEEYLNMLHQLKDENIWKMFTSLLDCATTFNNAWSIRVDLLKSLGEKHELYDFVSTLSMRCSYLLVNKEYVKEILSAASEQKSIGNTKHISSCMDLLTAISSFFPSLLSGFEEDIIELLKEDNEVLKEGIAHVLSKAGGNIREQLASSSSVALLLERLCLEGTRKQAKYSVHALAAITKDDGLMALSVLYKRLVDLLEEKKVHLPSILQSLGCIAQIAMPIFETRGEEIISFITKKILDCSDDTAKVSADKSEWGDSSHSCLLKIYGIKTLVKSCLPCKDAQVHPGIEKLMDILKSILTYGDISPNMISSASDKAHLRLAAAKAVLRLSRQWDHKVPVDVFYLTLRISQDDFPQMRKLFLSKVHQYIKERALDAKYACAFLIGIDDYHTPQYEEFQHNLIEVSQICQQVKMRQLSVQADVNLLTAYPEYIIPYLVHVLARDPSCPNIEEYEDVKAFAPIYWPLHLLLSTLLGEEGLQYSVPGMKKESFMTTLSIFRSIKCSKDVVDANKTKTLHAICDLGILIAKRLCPDQINVSENLTVPLPAQLYATVQNDQNENPVENDEQKWLGCETVLSHFEALMTANVAEVESPEDKMLIDETDEFGNEIPLGKIVQILKSRGAKKTGGKQKEASIPVNTGKDDDVLGLLREINLENQDNLGESVKSKPKKPQMDMKESNEKPVDFSTPKRKRSVSKSRPHSGKGSKDGDELLVHSASKGKTSDSLENKLKEKRRADSNDKDLVASPTSTKSPVSKGKKDAKSHTEVSRSSAKKSADEDSTMRAAELASLNGSFKRQKPRLVSGLAKCSTHDSSSKDLVGRRIKVWWPLDKEFYPGVVKSYDSAKKLHTVLYDDGDMEQLNMAKEKWKMIESNGSPMKQQKKDHVGSNQGRAQETKSTSSTKVPANQHKSIKTAQETKSTSSTKVPANQHKSIKTPSPLKRKEKPKTPPENKRRKTSGGSKSIEATSEAGVNDSDSASSLAHSDSDKDVKSDGEKDKEVAVGSAGKEKTGKTEKESAEDMELEEKKPDGDSLSCKEESDDETLSVWKKRASQAT; encoded by the exons ATGGCTGCCGTCGCGGGCCAGCTCAGGGAGCTCGGGGACAAGCTCGGCTCCGAGCTgccggccgaggccgaggcgctcgcCAAGCTCCTCGAG CAAGCTGCGGAATGCCTACATGGAATAGAACAGTCACCAGGGTCCTCGGTGATGGAAGCTATCCAACCATGTCTAACAGCAGTTGTCAGAAAAGAATTGCTGAAACATCAGGATCAAGATGTTAAAGTTCTCTTGGCAACCTGCTTCTGTGAAATTACAAGAATAACTGCACCTGAAGCTCCATATAGTGATGATGTTTTAAGG ACCATATTTCGTCTGATTGTTGGTACATTTGGTGGACTCGCTGATGTTAATAGCCATTACTTTAGCAGGAGAGTTGCTATTCTGGAAACAGTTGCAAGATACCGGGCATGTGTTGTGATGTTAGACCTTGAATGCAACGATCTCATCACAGACATGTTCCGAACTTTTTTAGAAATCGTCAG TGAAAATCATGAAGCAAATGTTGTGAAATCAATGCAGACAATTATGGCCCTTATTATAGAAGAGAGCGAGATTATACATCAAAGCCTTCTACATGTACTCTTATCAGCTTTAGGCCGTAAAAAAACT GGTATTTCTTTATCTGCACGTAAGCTGGCTCGGGGTGTTATAGAGCAATCTGCAGGAAAACTCGAACCATACATAAAGAAGTTTCTTACATCATCCTTGGCTGGGGCCAACAGTTCTGCAAATGGCCACATTGATCACCACGAGGTCATATTTGATGTGTATCAGTGTGCTCCAAGGGTTCTTAAAGTGGTGGTGCCTTATATAACTGGGGAACTACTG GCAGATGAAGTAGAAATGCGGTCTAAATCAGTTGAGTTGCTCGGCGAACTTTTTTCTTTACCTGGAGTCCCTGTATTGGAATCTTTTAAGTCTCTTTTCATTGAGTTCCTGAAGAGATTGACTGACAGAGTGGTAGAAATCCGTCTTTCTGTGATTGAGCATTTAAAGAAATGTCTAATCTCAAACCATTCCCGTCCCGAAGCTCCTGAGATTATCA AGGCACTTTGTGacagactgttggattatgaagaaaATGTACGAAAACAAGTTGTGGCTGCTGTTTGTGATGTAGCTTGCCATGAATTTGGTGCTGTGCCAATTGAAACTATCAAACTAGTAGCCGAGCGTGTCCGTGATAAATCG CTTCTAGTGAAGTGCTACACCATGGAGCGATTGGCTGATATCTACAAGCTGTATTGCCTGAAGGGTTCTGATAGCTCGACTAATTTTGATAATTTTGAGTGGATACCTGGAAAAATATTGAGATGTATTTACGACAAAGATTTTAG GCCTGAGTCAATTGAATCAGTCCTATGTGGTTCATTATTTCCACCAGAGTTTCCGACAAAGGAAAGAGTGAAACATTGGGTAATTGCTGCCACACATTTTGATAAAGTTGAGATGAAAGCTCTTGAACAGATTCTTCTGCAGAAGCAAAGGTTTGACCGTGTGTCCATAAATCATTTTTTGATAATTGctctcccttttcttttctttccttttttgaatgttCTGATTTGTTGCATTTTGATCAACTTCAGACTACAACAAGAAATGCTGAAGTACATGTCCCTTCGACAGACAAGCCAG GAAGATGCAGCTGATCTGCAAAAAAGAATCTTGGGATGTTTTCGGAGCATGTCCCGTTTGTTCAGTGACGCGGTAAAGGCCGAGGAGTACTTGAACATGCTTCATCAGCTGAAAGATGAAAATATCTGGAAAATGTTCACAAGTTTGCTTGATTGCGCAACAACATTCAATAATGCTTGGTCTATTCGG GTTGATTTGCTCAAGTCACTTGGTGAAAAACATGAACTGTATGATTTTGTCAGCACACTATCAATGCGATGTTCGTATCTACTTGTGAATAAAGAATATGTCAAAGAGATCCTGTCTGCAGCTTCTGAGCAAAAATCTATTGGGAATACAAAACACATCTCATCATGCATGGATCTTCTGACG GCAATATCTAGTTTCTTCCCTTCACTTTTATCTGGATTCGAAGAAGATATCATTGAACTTCTGAAGGAGGATAATGAAGTTCTTAAAGAGGGTATTGCTCATGTTTTGTCCAAAGCTGGTGGTAACATTCGTGAACAACTGGCCTCATCAAG CTCTGTTGCTCTTCTGTTAGAGCGGCTATGTTTAGAGGGCACAAGGAAGCAGGCTAAATATTCTGTTCATGCTTTAGCCGCTATAACTAAAGATGATGGTCTGATGGCACTATCTGTTCTTTACAAG AGGCTTGTGGATTTGTTGGAGGAGAAGAAAGTCCATTTACCTTCTATCTTGCAATCTTTGGGGTGTATAGCTCAGATAGCGATGCCAATTTTCGAAACAAGGGGGGAAGAGATAATAAGTTTCATAACCAAAAAGATTCTTGACTGCAGTGAT GATACGGCTAAAGTTTCCGCTGACAAATCTGAATGGGGTGATAGTTCACATAGTTGTTTGCTCAAG ATTTATGGCATTAAAACTTTGGTGAAGAGCTGCCTACCTTGCAAAGATGCTCAAGTGCATCCTGGAATAGAAAAATTAATGGATATCCTTAAGAGCATTCTTACATATGGTGATATTTCCCCAAACATGATATCAAG TGCTAGTGATAAGGCCCATTTGAGGCTGGCTGCAGCGAAAGCTGTTCTCCGCTTATCAAGACAATGGGACCATAAAGTGCCTGTTGATGTGTTTTATTTGACTCTAAGGATTTCACAG GATGATTTCCCTCAAATGAGGAAGTTGTTTCTCAGTAAAGTACATCAATACATCAAGGAGAGGGCTTTGGACGCAAAATATGCCTGCGCCTTCTTGATAGGCATAGACGATTATCATACACCACAGTACGAAGAG TTCCAGCACAACCTGATCGAAGTGTCACAAATATGCCAACAAGTTAAGATGCGTCAACTATCTGTCCAAGCAGATGTGAATTTGCTCACAGCTTACCCAGAATATATTATTCCATATCTGGTTCATGTCCTCGCTCGTGATCCTTCATGCCCTAACATTGAGGAATATGAGGATGTCAAAGCATTTGCTCCAATTTACTG GCCATTGCATCTACTTCTTTCAACCCTCCTGGGAGAAGAAGGTTTGCAGTATAGTGTACCTGGTATGAAAAAGGAGAGCTTCATGACAACATTATCTATATTCAGAAGCATCAAATGTTCAAAAGACGTGGTCGATGCAAATAAGACCAAG ACTCTACATGCTATATGTGATCTTGGTATTCTTATTGCAAAGAGGTTATGTCCGGACCAGATAAACGTATCAGAAAATCTGACGGTTCCATTGCCTGCACAACTTTATGCGACAGTTCAGAATGACCAAAATGAAAACCCTGTG GAGAATGATGAACAGAAGTGGTTGGGATGTGAGACTGTACTATCCCATTTCGAGGCTCTTATGACAGCAAATGTTGCTGAG GTTGAATCTCCCGAAGATAAGATGCTCATAGACGAGACTGATGAATTTGGTAATGAGATCCCTCTAGGGAAAATTGTCCAAATTCTTAAATCCCGAGGAGCAAAAAAGACAGGGGGGAAACAGAAGGAAGCATCTATTCCAGTAAATACTGGAAAAGATGATGATGTCTTGGGTTTGTTAAGAGAAATAAATTTAGAGAACCAGGACAATTTGGGGGAGTCGGTGAAGAGCAAACCAAAGAAGCCGCAGATGGATATGAAAGAGAGCAACGAGAAACCAGTAGATTTTTCGACACCAAAGCGCAAAAGATCAGTTTCTAAGAGTAGACCACACTCAGGAAAAGGCAGTAAAGACGGTGACGAGCTTTTAGTGCATTCTGCCAGCAAAGGAAAAACCAGTGACTCCTTAGAAAACAAGTTGAAGGAGAAAAGAAGAGCTGACTCAAATGATAAAGACTTGGTAGCATCACCTACCAGTACCAAATCCCCTGTATCCAAAGGGAAAAAGGATGCTAAGTCCCACACTGAAGTCTCGCGTAGCAGTGCAAAG AAGTCTGCTGATGAGGACAGTACTATGAGAGCTGCTGAACTGGCTAGTCTAAATGGGTCCTTCAAAAGACAGAAGCCAAGACTGGTTTCTGGTTTAGCAAAG TGTTCAACGCATGACTCGAGCAGTAAAGACTTGGTAGGACGTAGAATAAAAGTTTGGTGGCCTTTGGATAAGGA ATTTTATCCAGGTGTTGTGAAATCTTATGATTCAGCAAAGAAGCTACATACA GTCTTATATGATGACGGAGATATGGAGCAGCTTAACATGGCTAAAGAAAAGTGGAAAATGATTGAAAGTAATGGTTCACCAATGAAG cagcaaaagaaggatcatgtaGGTTCAAATCAAGGACG AGCACAAGAGACGAAATCTACCAGCAGCACGAAAGTTCCAGCTAACCAACATAAGTCAATAAAGAC AGCACAGGAGACGAAATCTACCAGCAGCACGAAAGTTCCAGCTAACCAACATAAGTCAATAAAGAC GCCCTCACCTCTAAAgaggaaagaaaaaccaaaaacgcCGCCGGAAAACAAGCGTAGAAAAACATCAGGAGGTAGCAAGTCCATCGAAGCTACCAGCGAAGCTGGTGTTAATGATTCAGATTCAGCCAGTTCTCTCGCTCATTCAGATTCCGACAAAGATGTAAAATCAG ATGGCGAGAAGGATAAAGAGGTAGCAGTTGGCTCAGCTGGGaaagaaaaaacaggaaaaacagAGAAAGAGTCTGCAGAAGATATGGAGCTGGAAGAGAAAAAACCTGACGGCGACAGTTTGAGCTGCAAGGAGGAATCTGACGACGAAACTCTT AGTGTCTGGAAAAAGCGTGCATCGCAAGCGACATAG
- the LOC123156959 gene encoding sister chromatid cohesion protein PDS5 homolog A isoform X4 produces the protein MAAVAGQLRELGDKLGSELPAEAEALAKLLEQAAECLHGIEQSPGSSVMEAIQPCLTAVVRKELLKHQDQDVKVLLATCFCEITRITAPEAPYSDDVLRTIFRLIVGTFGGLADVNSHYFSRRVAILETVARYRACVVMLDLECNDLITDMFRTFLEIVSENHEANVVKSMQTIMALIIEESEIIHQSLLHVLLSALGRKKTGISLSARKLARGVIEQSAGKLEPYIKKFLTSSLAGANSSANGHIDHHEVIFDVYQCAPRVLKVVVPYITGELLADEVEMRSKSVELLGELFSLPGVPVLESFKSLFIEFLKRLTDRVVEIRLSVIEHLKKCLISNHSRPEAPEIIKALCDRLLDYEENVRKQVVAAVCDVACHEFGAVPIETIKLVAERVRDKSLLVKCYTMERLADIYKLYCLKGSDSSTNFDNFEWIPGKILRCIYDKDFRPESIESVLCGSLFPPEFPTKERVKHWVIAATHFDKVEMKALEQILLQKQRFDRVSINHFLIIALPFLFFPFLNVLICCILINFRLQQEMLKYMSLRQTSQEDAADLQKRILGCFRSMSRLFSDAVKAEEYLNMLHQLKDENIWKMFTSLLDCATTFNNAWSIRVDLLKSLGEKHELYDFVSTLSMRCSYLLVNKEYVKEILSAASEQKSIGNTKHISSCMDLLTAISSFFPSLLSGFEEDIIELLKEDNEVLKEGIAHVLSKAGGNIREQLASSSSVALLLERLCLEGTRKQAKYSVHALAAITKDDGLMALSVLYKRLVDLLEEKKVHLPSILQSLGCIAQIAMPIFETRGEEIISFITKKILDCSDDTAKVSADKSEWGDSSHSCLLKIYGIKTLVKSCLPCKDAQVHPGIEKLMDILKSILTYGDISPNMISSASDKAHLRLAAAKAVLRLSRQWDHKVPVDVFYLTLRISQDDFPQMRKLFLSKVHQYIKERALDAKYACAFLIGIDDYHTPQYEEFQHNLIEVSQICQQVKMRQLSVQADVNLLTAYPEYIIPYLVHVLARDPSCPNIEEYEDVKAFAPIYWPLHLLLSTLLGEEGLQYSVPGMKKESFMTTLSIFRSIKCSKDVVDANKTKTLHAICDLGILIAKRLCPDQINVSENLTVPLPAQLYATVQNDQNENPVENDEQKWLGCETVLSHFEALMTANVAEVESPEDKMLIDETDEFGNEIPLGKIVQILKSRGAKKTGGKQKEASIPVNTGKDDDVLGLLREINLENQDNLGESVKSKPKKPQMDMKESNEKPVDFSTPKRKRSVSKSRPHSGKGSKDGDELLVHSASKGKTSDSLENKLKEKRRADSNDKDLVASPTSTKSPVSKGKKDAKSHTEVSRSSAKKSADEDSTMRAAELASLNGSFKRQKPRLVSGLAKCSTHDSSSKDLVGRRIKVWWPLDKEFYPGVVKSYDSAKKLHTVLYDDGDMEQLNMAKEKWKMIESNGSPMKQKKDHVGSNQGRAQETKSTSSTKVPANQHKSIKTAQETKSTSSTKVPANQHKSIKTPSPLKRKEKPKTPPENKRRKTSGGSKSIEATSEAGVNDSDSASSLAHSDSDKDVKSDGEKDKEVAVGSAGKEKTGKTEKESAEDMELEEKKPDGDSLSCKEESDDETLSVWKKRASQAT, from the exons ATGGCTGCCGTCGCGGGCCAGCTCAGGGAGCTCGGGGACAAGCTCGGCTCCGAGCTgccggccgaggccgaggcgctcgcCAAGCTCCTCGAG CAAGCTGCGGAATGCCTACATGGAATAGAACAGTCACCAGGGTCCTCGGTGATGGAAGCTATCCAACCATGTCTAACAGCAGTTGTCAGAAAAGAATTGCTGAAACATCAGGATCAAGATGTTAAAGTTCTCTTGGCAACCTGCTTCTGTGAAATTACAAGAATAACTGCACCTGAAGCTCCATATAGTGATGATGTTTTAAGG ACCATATTTCGTCTGATTGTTGGTACATTTGGTGGACTCGCTGATGTTAATAGCCATTACTTTAGCAGGAGAGTTGCTATTCTGGAAACAGTTGCAAGATACCGGGCATGTGTTGTGATGTTAGACCTTGAATGCAACGATCTCATCACAGACATGTTCCGAACTTTTTTAGAAATCGTCAG TGAAAATCATGAAGCAAATGTTGTGAAATCAATGCAGACAATTATGGCCCTTATTATAGAAGAGAGCGAGATTATACATCAAAGCCTTCTACATGTACTCTTATCAGCTTTAGGCCGTAAAAAAACT GGTATTTCTTTATCTGCACGTAAGCTGGCTCGGGGTGTTATAGAGCAATCTGCAGGAAAACTCGAACCATACATAAAGAAGTTTCTTACATCATCCTTGGCTGGGGCCAACAGTTCTGCAAATGGCCACATTGATCACCACGAGGTCATATTTGATGTGTATCAGTGTGCTCCAAGGGTTCTTAAAGTGGTGGTGCCTTATATAACTGGGGAACTACTG GCAGATGAAGTAGAAATGCGGTCTAAATCAGTTGAGTTGCTCGGCGAACTTTTTTCTTTACCTGGAGTCCCTGTATTGGAATCTTTTAAGTCTCTTTTCATTGAGTTCCTGAAGAGATTGACTGACAGAGTGGTAGAAATCCGTCTTTCTGTGATTGAGCATTTAAAGAAATGTCTAATCTCAAACCATTCCCGTCCCGAAGCTCCTGAGATTATCA AGGCACTTTGTGacagactgttggattatgaagaaaATGTACGAAAACAAGTTGTGGCTGCTGTTTGTGATGTAGCTTGCCATGAATTTGGTGCTGTGCCAATTGAAACTATCAAACTAGTAGCCGAGCGTGTCCGTGATAAATCG CTTCTAGTGAAGTGCTACACCATGGAGCGATTGGCTGATATCTACAAGCTGTATTGCCTGAAGGGTTCTGATAGCTCGACTAATTTTGATAATTTTGAGTGGATACCTGGAAAAATATTGAGATGTATTTACGACAAAGATTTTAG GCCTGAGTCAATTGAATCAGTCCTATGTGGTTCATTATTTCCACCAGAGTTTCCGACAAAGGAAAGAGTGAAACATTGGGTAATTGCTGCCACACATTTTGATAAAGTTGAGATGAAAGCTCTTGAACAGATTCTTCTGCAGAAGCAAAGGTTTGACCGTGTGTCCATAAATCATTTTTTGATAATTGctctcccttttcttttctttccttttttgaatgttCTGATTTGTTGCATTTTGATCAACTTCAGACTACAACAAGAAATGCTGAAGTACATGTCCCTTCGACAGACAAGCCAG GAAGATGCAGCTGATCTGCAAAAAAGAATCTTGGGATGTTTTCGGAGCATGTCCCGTTTGTTCAGTGACGCGGTAAAGGCCGAGGAGTACTTGAACATGCTTCATCAGCTGAAAGATGAAAATATCTGGAAAATGTTCACAAGTTTGCTTGATTGCGCAACAACATTCAATAATGCTTGGTCTATTCGG GTTGATTTGCTCAAGTCACTTGGTGAAAAACATGAACTGTATGATTTTGTCAGCACACTATCAATGCGATGTTCGTATCTACTTGTGAATAAAGAATATGTCAAAGAGATCCTGTCTGCAGCTTCTGAGCAAAAATCTATTGGGAATACAAAACACATCTCATCATGCATGGATCTTCTGACG GCAATATCTAGTTTCTTCCCTTCACTTTTATCTGGATTCGAAGAAGATATCATTGAACTTCTGAAGGAGGATAATGAAGTTCTTAAAGAGGGTATTGCTCATGTTTTGTCCAAAGCTGGTGGTAACATTCGTGAACAACTGGCCTCATCAAG CTCTGTTGCTCTTCTGTTAGAGCGGCTATGTTTAGAGGGCACAAGGAAGCAGGCTAAATATTCTGTTCATGCTTTAGCCGCTATAACTAAAGATGATGGTCTGATGGCACTATCTGTTCTTTACAAG AGGCTTGTGGATTTGTTGGAGGAGAAGAAAGTCCATTTACCTTCTATCTTGCAATCTTTGGGGTGTATAGCTCAGATAGCGATGCCAATTTTCGAAACAAGGGGGGAAGAGATAATAAGTTTCATAACCAAAAAGATTCTTGACTGCAGTGAT GATACGGCTAAAGTTTCCGCTGACAAATCTGAATGGGGTGATAGTTCACATAGTTGTTTGCTCAAG ATTTATGGCATTAAAACTTTGGTGAAGAGCTGCCTACCTTGCAAAGATGCTCAAGTGCATCCTGGAATAGAAAAATTAATGGATATCCTTAAGAGCATTCTTACATATGGTGATATTTCCCCAAACATGATATCAAG TGCTAGTGATAAGGCCCATTTGAGGCTGGCTGCAGCGAAAGCTGTTCTCCGCTTATCAAGACAATGGGACCATAAAGTGCCTGTTGATGTGTTTTATTTGACTCTAAGGATTTCACAG GATGATTTCCCTCAAATGAGGAAGTTGTTTCTCAGTAAAGTACATCAATACATCAAGGAGAGGGCTTTGGACGCAAAATATGCCTGCGCCTTCTTGATAGGCATAGACGATTATCATACACCACAGTACGAAGAG TTCCAGCACAACCTGATCGAAGTGTCACAAATATGCCAACAAGTTAAGATGCGTCAACTATCTGTCCAAGCAGATGTGAATTTGCTCACAGCTTACCCAGAATATATTATTCCATATCTGGTTCATGTCCTCGCTCGTGATCCTTCATGCCCTAACATTGAGGAATATGAGGATGTCAAAGCATTTGCTCCAATTTACTG GCCATTGCATCTACTTCTTTCAACCCTCCTGGGAGAAGAAGGTTTGCAGTATAGTGTACCTGGTATGAAAAAGGAGAGCTTCATGACAACATTATCTATATTCAGAAGCATCAAATGTTCAAAAGACGTGGTCGATGCAAATAAGACCAAG ACTCTACATGCTATATGTGATCTTGGTATTCTTATTGCAAAGAGGTTATGTCCGGACCAGATAAACGTATCAGAAAATCTGACGGTTCCATTGCCTGCACAACTTTATGCGACAGTTCAGAATGACCAAAATGAAAACCCTGTG GAGAATGATGAACAGAAGTGGTTGGGATGTGAGACTGTACTATCCCATTTCGAGGCTCTTATGACAGCAAATGTTGCTGAG GTTGAATCTCCCGAAGATAAGATGCTCATAGACGAGACTGATGAATTTGGTAATGAGATCCCTCTAGGGAAAATTGTCCAAATTCTTAAATCCCGAGGAGCAAAAAAGACAGGGGGGAAACAGAAGGAAGCATCTATTCCAGTAAATACTGGAAAAGATGATGATGTCTTGGGTTTGTTAAGAGAAATAAATTTAGAGAACCAGGACAATTTGGGGGAGTCGGTGAAGAGCAAACCAAAGAAGCCGCAGATGGATATGAAAGAGAGCAACGAGAAACCAGTAGATTTTTCGACACCAAAGCGCAAAAGATCAGTTTCTAAGAGTAGACCACACTCAGGAAAAGGCAGTAAAGACGGTGACGAGCTTTTAGTGCATTCTGCCAGCAAAGGAAAAACCAGTGACTCCTTAGAAAACAAGTTGAAGGAGAAAAGAAGAGCTGACTCAAATGATAAAGACTTGGTAGCATCACCTACCAGTACCAAATCCCCTGTATCCAAAGGGAAAAAGGATGCTAAGTCCCACACTGAAGTCTCGCGTAGCAGTGCAAAG AAGTCTGCTGATGAGGACAGTACTATGAGAGCTGCTGAACTGGCTAGTCTAAATGGGTCCTTCAAAAGACAGAAGCCAAGACTGGTTTCTGGTTTAGCAAAG TGTTCAACGCATGACTCGAGCAGTAAAGACTTGGTAGGACGTAGAATAAAAGTTTGGTGGCCTTTGGATAAGGA ATTTTATCCAGGTGTTGTGAAATCTTATGATTCAGCAAAGAAGCTACATACA GTCTTATATGATGACGGAGATATGGAGCAGCTTAACATGGCTAAAGAAAAGTGGAAAATGATTGAAAGTAATGGTTCACCAATGAAG caaaagaaggatcatgtaGGTTCAAATCAAGGACG AGCACAAGAGACGAAATCTACCAGCAGCACGAAAGTTCCAGCTAACCAACATAAGTCAATAAAGAC AGCACAGGAGACGAAATCTACCAGCAGCACGAAAGTTCCAGCTAACCAACATAAGTCAATAAAGAC GCCCTCACCTCTAAAgaggaaagaaaaaccaaaaacgcCGCCGGAAAACAAGCGTAGAAAAACATCAGGAGGTAGCAAGTCCATCGAAGCTACCAGCGAAGCTGGTGTTAATGATTCAGATTCAGCCAGTTCTCTCGCTCATTCAGATTCCGACAAAGATGTAAAATCAG ATGGCGAGAAGGATAAAGAGGTAGCAGTTGGCTCAGCTGGGaaagaaaaaacaggaaaaacagAGAAAGAGTCTGCAGAAGATATGGAGCTGGAAGAGAAAAAACCTGACGGCGACAGTTTGAGCTGCAAGGAGGAATCTGACGACGAAACTCTT AGTGTCTGGAAAAAGCGTGCATCGCAAGCGACATAG